From Xyrauchen texanus isolate HMW12.3.18 chromosome 12, RBS_HiC_50CHRs, whole genome shotgun sequence, one genomic window encodes:
- the zgc:123295 gene encoding trypsin isoform X4 has product MIKLNTTLCVAGAVLLNLAGSLCQLDVCGQAPLNNRIVGGQDASEGAWPWQVSIQSARGHFCGGSLINKDWVLSAAHCFQRIYWNTITIYLGRQSQVSGSNPNEVSRRVRQIINHPNYNNPIIDNDIALVQLSSSVTFSDYIKPVCLAAAGSIFGAGTASWVTGWGTLNSGDTQLPNILQEVKIPIVSNSDCDNAYRGGITNNMICAGLLNQGGKDSCQDDSGGPMVSKNGSLWIQSGIVSFGIGCADPSFPGVYARVSQYQNWINSYITSNQPGFVKFISNGSSRGLPKLLPLTFFIIPLISFY; this is encoded by the exons TGTGTGGCCAAGCTCCCCTCAACAACAGGATTGTTGGAGGGCAGGATGCAAGTGAAGGAGCTTGGCCCTGGCAAGTCAGCATTCAAAGTGCTAGAGGCCATTTCTGTGGTGGGAGCCTTATCAATAAGGACTGGGTTTTGTCTGCAGCTCACTGCTTTCAGAG AATTTACTGGAATACCATTACAATCTACTTGGGACGTCAGAGCCAAGTATCTGGCTCAAATCCAAATGAGGTCTCTAGGAGAGTGAGGCAAATTATCAACCATCCAAACTATAACAATCCCATAATTGACAATGACATAGCACTGGTCCAGCTCTCCTCTTCTGTGACGTTCTCTGATTATATTAAGCCAGTCTGCCTGGCTGCTGCTGGTAGTATATTTGGTGCTGGGACTGCTAGCTGGGTCACTGGATGGGGCACTCTTAATTCTGGAG ACACCCAGCTACCCAACATACTGCAGGAGGTGAAAATACCAATTGTGAGCAACAGTGACTGTGATAATGCCTATCGAGGTGGCATCACAAACAATATGATTTGTGCTGGACTGTTAAATCAGGGAGGGAAAGACTCATGCCAG GACGATTCTGGAGGTCCGATGGTCAGTAAGAACGGCTCTCTGTGGATTCAGTCTGGCATTGTGAGTTTTGGTATAGGATGTGCAGATCCCAGTTTTCCTGGTGTGTATGCAAGAGTGTCTCAATACCAGAACTGGATCAACTCTTACATAACCAGCAACCAGCCGGGATTTGTCAAATTCATCTCCAATGGATCCAGCAGAGGCTTACCCAAGCTCCTTCCCCTCACATTCTTCATCATCCCTCTAATCTCTTTTTATTAA